The following coding sequences are from one Panicum hallii strain FIL2 chromosome 5, PHallii_v3.1, whole genome shotgun sequence window:
- the LOC112891697 gene encoding triosephosphate isomerase, cytosolic-like, whose protein sequence is MAPRKFFVGGNWKCNGTGEDVKKIVTVLNEAEVPSEDVVEVVVSPPFVFLPQVKGLLRLDFAVAAQNCWVRKGGAFTGEISAEMLVNLQVPWVILGHSERRALMGESNDLVADKVAYALSQGLKVIACIGETLEQREAGTTMDVVAAQTKAIAEKISDWTNVVLAYEPVWAIGTGKVATPAQAQEVHDGLRKWLHSNVSPAVAESTRIIYGGSVNGANCKELAAQPDVDGFLVGGASLKPEFVDIIKAATVKSSSAYIFHAITFNSTSLLQPSPTPEGKLRRGRLGRNSPRGRRDPAWAEAKRNKAEGGSMGKGVLEVHLVDARGLSGSDFLGKIDPYVIVQYRSQERKSSVARDQGRNPCWNEVFKFQINSSASSAQHKLILRIMDHDHFSSDDFLGEATIDVTDIISLGAEHGSYHMNAAKHTVVLADSTYHGEIKVGITFTAAQVRTTQYHASWRHWFGLRPVDFTCKPMPGFRLRKMMRRLEAGGTEASTSRCGEL, encoded by the exons ATGGCTCCCAGGAAGTTCTTCGTCGGCGGCAACTGGAAATGC AACGGCACCGGCGAGGACGTGAAGAAGATCGTGACCGTGCTCAACGAAGCTGAGGTGCCCTCGGAGGACGTCGTCG AAGTGGTGGTGAGCCCGCCGTTCGTGTTCCTGCCCCAGGTCAAGGGGCTGCTGCGCCTGGACTTCGCCGTCGCCGCGCAGAACTGTTGGGTGCGCAAGGGCGGTGCCTTCACCGGCGAGATCAG TGCTGAGATGCTGGTAAACCTGCAGGTGCCGTGGGTCATCTTGGGGCACTCTGAGCGAAGAGCTCTGATGGGTGAATCCAATGAT CTCGTCGCCGATAAAGTTGCATATGCACTCTCCCAAGGTCTCAAGGTAATTGCTTGCATAGGCGAGACCCTTGAGCAGAGGGAAGCAGGAACAACAATGGATGTTGTTGCTGCACAAACAAAGGCTATTGCTG AGAAGATATCGGATTGGACAAACGTTGTATTGGCCTATGAGCCAGTTTGGGCTATTGGGACCGGCAAGGTTGCAACCCCTGCCCAGGCTCAGGAG GTTCATGATGGTCTGAGAAAGTGGCTCCACTCTAATGTTAGTCCTGCAGTTGCTGAGTCGACCAGGATAATTTATGGAG GGTCTGTGAATGGAGCTAACTGCAAAGAGCTTgcagctcaaccagatgttgaTGGATTCCTTGTTGGCGGAGCCTCACTGAAG CCCGAGTTCGTGGACATCATCAAGGCTGCGACTGTCAAGTCTTCATCTGCTTA CATCTTTCATGCTATCACCTTCAACTCTACATCACTGCTCCAA CCCTCGCCAACGCCGGAAGGGAAATTACGAAGAGGACGTCTTGGCCGCAACTCccctagaggaagaagagaccCTGCTTGGGCTGAGGCCAAGCGGAACAAGGCGGAGGGAGGGAGCATGGGGAAGGGCGTCCTGGAGGTGCACCTCGTCGACGCCAGGGGCCTCTCCGGCAGCGATTTCTTAG GGAAGATCGACCCCTACGTGATCGTGCAGTACCGGAGCCAGGAGCGCAAGAGCAGCGTCGCCCGAG ACCAGGGGAGGAACCCGTGCTGGAACGAGGTGTTCAAGTTCCAGATCAACTCCTCCGCGTCCAGTGCGCAGCACAAGCTCATCCTCCGGATCATGGACCACGACCACTTCTCCAGCGACGACTTCCTCGGCGAGGCGAC GATTGACGTGACGGACATCATCAGCCTGGGCGCGGAGCACGGCTCGTACCACATGAACGCGGCGAAGCACACCGTGGTCCTCGCCGACAGCACGTACCACGGCGAGATCAAGGTCGGCATCACCTTCACCGCCGCCCAGGTACGTACTACACAGTATCACGCATCGTGGCGTCATTGGTTTGGGCTTCGCCCCGTGGATTTTACATGCAAGCCGATGCCTGGTTTCAGGTtgaggaagatgatgaggagaTTGGAGGCTGGAGGCACAGAAGCTTCAACGAGTAGGTGCGGTGAACTCTGA